From Sporocytophaga myxococcoides, one genomic window encodes:
- a CDS encoding glycerophosphodiester phosphodiesterase, whose translation MRRIYFSIAIILSLFIFSQCKKEVDAYPDRPLPAPETKILAHKGGGGGGPFQENTIEAAIYGFEQTEGIEIDLQLSRNNTIWLFHDEFFYECNGKDKSRIPGQTDNEIRTFIACQTQPYKLSTLEEVFQYHRNHHLNKKISLDVKSWLPTAYSNTTSYMVRLADQISDLVKAYSMQNYILVECENAVFLNRIKKNRTGVETYLTTFGDFYEGMRKALKAGYTGLSYKYGGPNTLTVENMELLRRKGLKIEIWTLESKDEILKIAEELKPDYIQTDNVLLQ comes from the coding sequence ATGAGACGAATATATTTTTCAATAGCTATAATTCTTAGCTTATTCATTTTTAGTCAGTGTAAAAAAGAAGTCGATGCATATCCGGATCGCCCTTTACCTGCTCCGGAAACAAAAATTTTGGCTCATAAAGGTGGTGGAGGGGGAGGACCGTTTCAGGAAAATACAATAGAAGCTGCTATTTATGGTTTTGAACAGACTGAAGGGATTGAAATTGATTTGCAGTTAAGTCGAAACAATACTATCTGGCTTTTTCATGATGAGTTTTTCTATGAATGCAATGGTAAAGACAAATCCAGAATTCCTGGTCAAACTGACAATGAAATCAGAACATTCATAGCTTGTCAGACTCAGCCATATAAGTTATCTACTCTTGAAGAAGTCTTTCAATATCATAGAAATCATCATCTTAATAAAAAGATTTCTCTTGATGTAAAATCCTGGTTACCTACAGCATATTCTAATACAACTTCCTATATGGTCCGGTTAGCAGATCAAATAAGCGATCTTGTGAAGGCCTATAGTATGCAAAATTATATTCTTGTAGAGTGTGAAAATGCTGTATTTTTGAATAGAATCAAGAAAAACAGGACTGGTGTAGAGACTTACCTGACCACTTTTGGTGATTTCTATGAGGGAATGCGCAAGGCATTAAAGGCCGGATATACAGGCTTGTCCTATAAGTACGGTGGACCAAATACTTTGACAGTTGAAAATATGGAATTACTTCGCAGAAAAGGTCTTAAAATCGAAATCTGGACGTTGGAAAGCAAAGATGAAATTCTGAAGATTGCGGAAGAATTAAAGCCTGATTATATTCAGACAGATAATGTGTTACTTCAATAA
- a CDS encoding DUF6495 family protein, with protein sequence MSEYRLLSLEELQEMEKEFVNYLVVNGIAAEDWERMKNEEPTKAERLIELFSDMVFETIMRNVQYLEYREKKEIITFQCLEDKLVLVGMKADGDSDADFTSQEYIKKAMVSPPDGLKVYTSEKKYQKKREIEIFEMTQRGCIISEGNMFKTLCLALE encoded by the coding sequence ATGTCAGAATACAGACTCCTGAGTCTTGAAGAGCTGCAGGAAATGGAAAAAGAGTTTGTTAATTACCTGGTCGTAAATGGTATTGCTGCCGAAGACTGGGAACGAATGAAAAATGAAGAACCAACTAAAGCTGAAAGGCTTATAGAGCTTTTTAGCGATATGGTTTTTGAAACGATCATGAGAAATGTACAGTATCTTGAGTATAGAGAGAAAAAAGAAATCATCACATTTCAATGTCTGGAAGATAAATTGGTGTTGGTAGGAATGAAAGCAGATGGAGATTCGGACGCAGATTTTACTTCTCAGGAGTATATTAAAAAAGCCATGGTGAGTCCTCCGGATGGACTAAAAGTGTACACTTCAGAGAAAAAATATCAGAAAAAAAGAGAAATTGAAATTTTTGAAATGACACAAAGAGGTTGTATTATTAGTGAAGGTAATATGTTTAAAACGCTTTGTCTTGCTCTGGAATAA
- a CDS encoding RNA polymerase alpha subunit C-terminal domain-containing protein, producing MSASEKKLRTCREGHQYYKTSDCPVCPVCEEMRKPDSGFLSLVSAPARRALEGKGINTLQLLSQYSEKEILKLHGIGPTAIPKLREAMKCEGLSFKD from the coding sequence ATGTCTGCTTCAGAAAAAAAACTGAGAACCTGCAGGGAGGGGCATCAATATTATAAGACAAGTGATTGTCCTGTTTGCCCTGTATGTGAAGAAATGCGCAAGCCCGATAGTGGTTTTCTTTCTTTAGTTTCTGCTCCGGCAAGGCGTGCTTTGGAAGGAAAAGGAATTAATACACTTCAACTATTATCACAATATAGTGAGAAAGAAATTTTGAAGCTTCACGGAATTGGTCCTACAGCTATACCTAAACTTCGTGAGGCCATGAAATGTGAAGGCTTAAGTTTCAAAGATTAA
- a CDS encoding class I SAM-dependent methyltransferase, with translation MNENKIKWNSSLYDTKHQFVSEFGEDLVTLLNPKKGEHILDLGCGTGQLAAAIAASGALVEGSDHSEDMIRTAIMTYPHIPFRVEDAEAMDDYMKYDAVFSNAVFHWIANPQKVVCNVYNALKHGGRFVAEFGGKGNVQQILNALNNSFIARKHTENSNIKFWYFPSIGEFTSLLENSGFRVIYAVHFDRPTELTDNVNGVKDWFRMFGEKFFKGLSEQEIEGVLDLTQNSLMSRLFRDGKWFADYVRIRIIAIKQ, from the coding sequence ATGAATGAAAATAAGATTAAATGGAATAGCTCCTTATATGATACTAAACATCAGTTTGTATCCGAATTTGGAGAAGACCTTGTAACACTTCTGAATCCGAAAAAGGGAGAACATATCCTTGACCTTGGGTGTGGAACAGGTCAGCTGGCAGCAGCTATAGCAGCTTCAGGAGCTCTTGTAGAAGGAAGTGATCATTCTGAAGATATGATCAGGACTGCTATAATGACCTACCCTCACATCCCGTTCCGTGTTGAAGATGCAGAAGCAATGGATGATTATATGAAGTATGATGCTGTATTTTCAAATGCCGTATTTCACTGGATTGCGAATCCACAAAAAGTCGTATGCAATGTATACAATGCACTGAAACATGGAGGACGTTTTGTTGCTGAATTTGGTGGAAAAGGAAATGTACAGCAGATATTAAATGCATTGAATAATTCATTTATTGCCAGAAAACACACCGAAAATTCAAATATAAAATTCTGGTATTTTCCCTCCATAGGTGAATTTACATCTCTTCTTGAGAACTCAGGTTTCAGAGTTATTTATGCTGTTCATTTTGACAGACCAACTGAGTTGACAGATAATGTAAATGGTGTAAAAGACTGGTTCAGAATGTTTGGCGAAAAGTTCTTTAAAGGCCTTTCTGAGCAAGAGATTGAAGGTGTTCTTGACTTAACCCAAAACTCTTTAATGAGCAGATTATTCCGGGATGGGAAATGGTTTGCAGACTATGTGAGAATAAGAATAATTGCAATCAAACAGTAA
- a CDS encoding MerR family transcriptional regulator produces the protein MGKKDRMLIGEISVLTGLSRDTIRYYERIGLIKINKRQRRDNNYKEYSNEIIERLEIIKRAKYLGFSLQEIKELIDAWANKTLTNEERIELFESRIALLDEKILRLNEVKSLIRKRIKQIKEDGK, from the coding sequence TTGGGAAAAAAAGACAGAATGCTTATTGGTGAAATTTCAGTATTAACAGGCCTTTCCAGAGATACCATCAGATATTATGAAAGGATAGGATTGATAAAAATCAATAAAAGACAAAGGCGAGATAATAACTACAAAGAGTATTCTAATGAAATTATAGAGAGACTTGAAATCATAAAGCGGGCAAAGTATCTGGGCTTTTCCTTACAGGAAATTAAAGAATTAATAGATGCCTGGGCCAATAAAACGCTAACAAATGAAGAAAGAATAGAATTGTTTGAAAGCCGGATAGCTCTGCTTGATGAAAAAATATTGAGATTGAATGAGGTTAAATCTTTAATCCGAAAAAGAATAAAACAAATTAAAGAAGATGGAAAGTAA
- a CDS encoding WG repeat-containing protein: MNTKAYKLLLLFVFCLISTLKGQDDQQGLLLAPAKSGGLWGFINPSGNWVIAPQYGEANNFHDNVAEVVQYTNDDIKNGFIDKNNNWVIQLPEFNFSHFSEGRLAFLENGLYGFMDSVGKKVIPAQFRFCSNFENGKAMVVFKSGKAGYINREKKLLISPRWDTAFNFQENFAITGKKTMDGKFLYGVIDKTGNTLVPYQYSWITNFSEEKAFANQGGVYENGRINGGTWMIINMKELTILPLKDTTLIVEIDNYNEAYSNLLKFKNDVAWFPGRVNGEILYGLINPSGKWVVRPTYKVVNKINEGLTAIFINGRMGFIDLKGKEIIPCKFESAGAFHNNLAWFKEGKKYGFINKNGEVVIPPKFEDVRDFMLVK; the protein is encoded by the coding sequence GTGAATACTAAAGCATATAAACTTTTATTGCTATTTGTATTTTGTCTGATATCAACCTTAAAAGGCCAGGACGACCAGCAGGGCCTATTGCTTGCCCCAGCAAAATCAGGTGGATTATGGGGGTTTATTAACCCCTCAGGAAACTGGGTTATAGCTCCTCAATATGGTGAAGCCAATAATTTCCATGACAATGTTGCTGAAGTTGTTCAATATACCAATGACGACATCAAAAATGGATTTATTGATAAGAATAACAATTGGGTAATCCAATTACCCGAGTTTAACTTTTCGCACTTTTCAGAAGGACGACTGGCATTTCTTGAAAACGGACTTTATGGATTTATGGATTCAGTAGGAAAAAAAGTGATACCTGCTCAGTTTCGCTTTTGCAGTAACTTTGAAAATGGAAAAGCTATGGTTGTTTTCAAAAGCGGAAAGGCAGGCTATATCAACAGAGAAAAAAAACTTTTGATCTCTCCCCGTTGGGACACAGCATTCAATTTCCAGGAAAATTTTGCTATTACAGGAAAAAAAACGATGGATGGTAAATTCCTTTATGGAGTCATCGATAAAACAGGAAATACGCTCGTACCCTATCAATACAGTTGGATAACAAACTTCAGTGAAGAAAAAGCTTTTGCCAATCAGGGGGGAGTATATGAAAACGGAAGAATCAATGGAGGCACCTGGATGATTATCAATATGAAAGAGCTTACCATATTACCTCTTAAAGATACCACCCTCATTGTTGAAATTGATAATTATAATGAAGCATATTCCAATCTGCTCAAATTCAAAAATGATGTTGCATGGTTTCCAGGAAGGGTAAATGGCGAAATATTATACGGTTTAATTAACCCCTCCGGCAAATGGGTAGTCAGACCAACCTATAAAGTAGTGAACAAGATAAATGAAGGCCTTACGGCTATTTTTATTAATGGCAGAATGGGCTTTATTGACCTTAAAGGAAAAGAAATCATACCATGTAAATTTGAATCTGCAGGAGCCTTCCATAATAATCTGGCATGGTTTAAGGAAGGTAAAAAATATGGATTTATTAATAAAAACGGAGAAGTCGTTATCCCACCCAAATTTGAGGATGTACGCGATTTTATGCTAGTTAAATAG
- a CDS encoding MBL fold metallo-hydrolase: MSIFKKAMILLLSIFLLLTLAVVIIFQQKSFGKNPSGARLEKIKLSPNYKNGSFQNLSETPMMSDEGSYWKLIKEYFSKKQNTEPSAIIPSVKTDLKVQPSQEPSIVWFGHSSYFIQIDGLNILVDPVFSERTSPVKYVGSKNYPGTSVYSVEDFPLIDILLISHDHYDHLDFETVSKLISKTGRIITPLGVGEHLEFWGVPQNKISEFDWWEETNITDKIKLAITPARHFSGRGILNRNQTLWASFALITPTHRLFLGGDSGYDKHFKEIGNKYGPFDIAILESGQYNEMWPYIHMLPEQTVQANIDLKSKVLFPVHWGKFTLALHAWNEPVERVLKYAQKTEVKVTTPMIGEKVIINKNYPVNHWWTLNLPAALNEEVLNKE; encoded by the coding sequence ATGAGTATATTTAAAAAAGCAATGATTTTATTATTATCGATCTTCCTGTTATTAACACTTGCCGTAGTAATCATATTTCAGCAAAAATCTTTTGGTAAAAATCCCTCCGGTGCACGCCTCGAAAAGATTAAACTATCACCTAACTATAAAAATGGCAGTTTTCAAAATCTTTCAGAGACCCCAATGATGTCTGATGAAGGCTCCTATTGGAAGCTAATTAAGGAATATTTTTCAAAGAAGCAGAATACTGAACCTTCAGCTATCATACCTTCTGTTAAAACAGATTTAAAAGTTCAACCATCTCAAGAACCATCAATTGTCTGGTTTGGCCATTCCTCTTATTTTATTCAAATAGATGGATTAAATATTTTAGTAGATCCGGTTTTTAGTGAACGCACCTCACCAGTAAAATATGTAGGTTCAAAAAACTACCCTGGCACATCGGTCTATTCTGTGGAAGACTTTCCTCTGATTGATATCCTTCTCATTAGTCACGACCATTATGATCATCTGGATTTTGAAACTGTAAGTAAACTGATTTCAAAGACAGGAAGAATAATTACTCCGTTGGGAGTCGGTGAACATTTGGAGTTCTGGGGTGTACCACAAAATAAGATATCTGAATTTGATTGGTGGGAAGAGACTAATATAACAGACAAGATAAAATTGGCCATTACACCTGCAAGGCATTTCTCAGGAAGAGGAATACTAAACAGAAATCAAACATTATGGGCATCTTTCGCCCTTATTACTCCAACTCACAGATTATTTCTTGGAGGAGATTCCGGATATGACAAGCATTTCAAAGAAATAGGTAATAAATATGGTCCCTTTGATATCGCAATTTTGGAATCAGGACAATACAATGAAATGTGGCCATACATTCACATGCTTCCGGAACAAACAGTACAGGCGAATATCGATTTGAAAAGCAAAGTTTTGTTTCCCGTCCATTGGGGAAAATTCACACTAGCATTACACGCCTGGAATGAGCCAGTAGAAAGGGTTTTGAAATATGCACAAAAGACAGAAGTGAAGGTCACCACACCAATGATCGGAGAAAAAGTAATAATTAATAAAAATTATCCTGTAAACCACTGGTGGACTTTAAATCTACCAGCGGCTTTAAATGAAGAAGTTTTAAATAAAGAATAA
- a CDS encoding glycoside hydrolase family 5 protein: MKTHAKLLSVILLIMLGFSFQSSAQQSIVRKYGQLSVNGNYIVSQFGDTVQLRGMSMFWSQWMGQYYTEQTLTWLRDDWKCTIVRLAMGVDEDGGYKENPNELFKIIDMVDAAIKLGMYVIIDYHSHHAHKNPELAKKFFSTMARKYGKYPNVIYEIYNEPLQDTYWKSSIKPYAEQVIKAIREHDPDNIIVVGTRQWSQLVSEAAEDPIQDKNIAYTLHFYAVSHGQYLRDEAEKAMKKGVALFVTEFGTCDYSGNGKFGAEETNEWFAFLDKYKISWCNWSVANKKETASILLPVSEISHWSETDLTPSGQFIRNELILKNTPLLKRKK, from the coding sequence ATGAAAACACATGCAAAACTTTTATCAGTAATTTTATTAATCATGCTTGGCTTTTCGTTCCAGTCCTCTGCTCAGCAATCTATTGTAAGAAAATACGGTCAGCTTTCAGTCAATGGGAATTACATAGTAAGCCAATTTGGAGATACAGTTCAGCTAAGAGGTATGTCTATGTTCTGGAGTCAATGGATGGGACAATATTATACAGAACAAACACTTACCTGGCTACGTGATGATTGGAAATGTACAATTGTGAGGCTGGCAATGGGAGTAGATGAAGACGGAGGTTATAAAGAAAACCCCAATGAGTTATTTAAGATTATTGATATGGTTGATGCAGCTATAAAGCTTGGTATGTATGTTATCATCGATTATCACAGTCACCATGCGCATAAAAATCCAGAACTCGCAAAAAAGTTCTTTTCAACCATGGCAAGAAAATATGGGAAGTACCCTAATGTCATTTATGAAATTTATAATGAGCCATTACAGGATACTTATTGGAAATCATCAATCAAACCTTATGCAGAACAGGTTATAAAAGCCATACGAGAACATGATCCTGATAATATTATAGTTGTAGGAACCAGACAATGGTCTCAGTTGGTAAGTGAAGCTGCTGAAGATCCTATACAGGATAAGAATATTGCTTATACCCTACACTTTTATGCTGTTTCTCACGGACAATATTTAAGGGACGAAGCAGAAAAGGCAATGAAAAAGGGTGTCGCATTATTTGTCACAGAATTTGGTACTTGCGACTATTCCGGAAATGGTAAATTCGGAGCAGAAGAGACTAATGAATGGTTTGCTTTTCTTGACAAATATAAGATAAGCTGGTGCAACTGGTCTGTCGCTAATAAAAAGGAAACTGCATCTATATTACTTCCGGTTTCCGAAATTTCTCACTGGTCTGAAACAGACCTTACTCCATCTGGCCAGTTTATCCGAAATGAACTGATCCTTAAGAATACCCCCCTTCTTAAGCGGAAAAAATAA
- a CDS encoding helix-turn-helix domain-containing protein, with the protein MVYDIKVNDTIISYSYKLGEGYLFPYAGVTLFAKDNSFFDLTSYDNLEMNIEATSGKRPQIILGVYVTGFTNPEKTLTYRYIVKDIDLKKDQSRYTIPLDKFITPTWWYAENNVSEKDFKSLELDKVKIINIQNCQLLGKNIPDTINISELKFTKNAFLFYQITAIVLICYYLTISFIVYIRKKPKEQVQKVEIQYTPVQITSQSGQDLQKVINFISSNYQDSELSLKKIQLATGLSENKISSLIKDSFSLSFKQYLNNLRLNEAKRLLMDLTLPVSDIAYKVGYGNISHFNRVFKESLGLSPNDYRKKNKVQL; encoded by the coding sequence ATGGTATACGATATTAAAGTAAATGATACTATCATTTCATATAGTTATAAACTTGGAGAGGGGTACCTGTTTCCATATGCCGGAGTAACTTTATTTGCCAAAGACAATTCATTCTTTGATCTCACTTCCTATGATAATTTGGAAATGAACATTGAGGCAACTTCAGGCAAAAGACCACAGATAATTCTCGGAGTTTATGTAACGGGTTTTACCAATCCGGAAAAGACTCTTACTTACAGGTATATTGTAAAAGATATAGATCTGAAAAAAGATCAGAGCAGATATACTATTCCTTTGGATAAATTTATTACTCCAACATGGTGGTATGCGGAAAACAACGTTTCCGAAAAGGATTTTAAATCACTGGAATTAGATAAGGTAAAAATTATAAATATTCAAAATTGTCAATTGCTGGGAAAAAATATTCCGGACACTATTAACATAAGTGAATTAAAGTTTACCAAAAATGCCTTTTTGTTTTATCAAATTACTGCAATTGTTTTAATCTGTTATTATCTTACAATAAGCTTCATTGTTTATATCAGAAAAAAACCAAAAGAACAGGTTCAGAAAGTTGAGATTCAATATACTCCTGTTCAAATAACCAGTCAGTCCGGTCAGGATCTGCAAAAAGTAATAAATTTTATTTCTAGCAACTATCAGGATTCTGAGCTTTCGCTAAAAAAAATACAATTGGCAACAGGCCTTTCTGAAAATAAAATATCTTCATTGATTAAAGATTCATTTAGTCTTTCTTTTAAACAATATCTCAATAACCTACGCCTGAATGAAGCAAAAAGACTATTAATGGATTTAACTTTGCCGGTCTCTGATATTGCTTATAAAGTTGGCTATGGTAATATTTCACACTTCAACAGAGTATTTAAAGAATCTTTAGGACTCTCTCCAAATGATTATCGTAAGAAAAATAAAGTCCAGCTATAA
- the tyrS gene encoding tyrosine--tRNA ligase — MNPILKENVEIIFPENGLDDKLKQAEIQNRKLVVKLGFDPTAPDLHLGHAVVLKKLRQFQDLGHLIVIIIGDFTARIGDPTGKNKSRLPLNEEQIKENAQTYVIQLSKILDINKCSIRYNSEWLDKMNLSNSIQLLSQATVAQMLHRNDFSSRFEKGIPIALHELIYPLLQGYDSVEIMADIEMGGTDQLFNCSVGRQLQEGAGKTEQAVLCMPLLKGTDGSEKMSKSQNNIIGLTDHPNDMFGKIMSIPDALILEYLKLVTDFTDEEKNDNIQQLNNGLNPMVLKKRIGFNVVKQYHGLEEARSALEFFENQFQKKSFEEKTFSKISISTIAVLHSKQEIQLIDLCKIIKQSESNSNLKRLIEAGSVTINGSKIMDMYSIVSLNILPVKIKIGKRNYFQLIQ; from the coding sequence ATGAATCCTATATTAAAAGAAAATGTAGAGATCATTTTTCCTGAAAACGGATTGGATGATAAATTAAAGCAAGCTGAAATACAAAACAGAAAGCTAGTTGTTAAACTCGGATTTGACCCTACTGCTCCGGACCTTCATTTAGGGCACGCGGTGGTATTAAAAAAGCTCAGACAGTTTCAGGATCTGGGACATCTTATTGTTATTATCATTGGTGATTTTACAGCGCGTATTGGTGATCCTACAGGGAAAAATAAATCCCGTCTACCATTAAATGAAGAGCAGATCAAAGAAAATGCACAGACTTACGTTATTCAGCTTTCAAAGATCCTGGATATAAATAAATGCTCCATAAGATACAATTCAGAATGGCTTGACAAAATGAATCTATCAAATTCTATTCAACTGTTATCCCAGGCTACAGTTGCTCAGATGTTGCATAGAAATGATTTTAGCAGCAGGTTTGAAAAAGGGATTCCTATTGCTTTACATGAACTTATATACCCTTTACTACAAGGTTATGATTCAGTTGAAATTATGGCAGATATAGAAATGGGTGGAACAGATCAGCTGTTTAACTGTTCAGTCGGACGTCAGCTTCAGGAAGGTGCTGGAAAAACCGAGCAAGCTGTTTTATGTATGCCTTTGCTGAAAGGAACTGATGGATCAGAGAAGATGAGCAAATCGCAGAATAATATTATCGGACTTACGGATCATCCGAATGATATGTTTGGAAAGATCATGTCTATTCCGGATGCTCTTATTTTGGAATATCTGAAGCTGGTTACTGATTTTACAGATGAAGAGAAAAATGATAATATACAACAATTGAATAATGGCTTGAATCCTATGGTCCTTAAAAAGAGAATAGGATTTAATGTAGTGAAGCAGTACCATGGATTGGAAGAGGCTCGTTCGGCTCTGGAATTTTTTGAAAATCAGTTTCAAAAAAAGAGTTTTGAAGAAAAGACGTTTTCCAAAATTTCTATTTCAACAATCGCTGTCCTGCATTCTAAACAAGAGATTCAATTGATTGATCTCTGTAAAATAATTAAACAGTCAGAGAGTAATTCAAATCTGAAAAGGCTTATTGAGGCAGGAAGTGTAACTATAAACGGTAGTAAGATTATGGATATGTATAGCATCGTTAGTTTGAATATTCTTCCTGTAAAGATTAAAATTGGTAAAAGGAATTATTTTCAGTTAATACAATAG